A genomic region of Mycobacterium senriense contains the following coding sequences:
- a CDS encoding TetR/AcrR family transcriptional regulator: MSEASIVRRASYGPSSPAVGARGASTRGRIAEVSLELFGRLGYFDTSVDAIAKAAGVSRATLYQYFNGKDEIFLELLNECGGALFRVARRIGALGPDEVGFDNLNWWLGEWSWVFDKYSTMFVQWTAIASSDTKVRPEITRFVRSYNHRIAERLAASGLTGLDPEVAAMTMTALVHRLNLFVHTDRAYGRSAKDAVDTLSVFLQLMLFPDTPRSVLTSLGLHASADPAADVDALEVPPAPDVSGLSVSERTASLSKRAVITVNALADAGAAQFRARGYRSTSVDDIVESASVARGTFYKYFKDKQDLLAAVAAEIYSAGMAFADRIAELDPVGKTSTLRPWLGTYVEFYDKYSGCIEAWAEGAADDPTIVSIGENGQVQMDVGAARMLIRGADRYPFDPVVSALILRALVTRVPQAALDLPEPINDDELIDVLITCIRRGFFGRKK; encoded by the coding sequence ATGTCCGAAGCCTCGATCGTCCGCAGGGCCAGTTACGGCCCGTCCAGCCCCGCTGTGGGCGCTCGCGGTGCCAGCACCCGAGGCCGGATTGCCGAGGTCTCGCTGGAGTTGTTCGGTCGGCTGGGGTACTTCGACACGTCGGTCGACGCGATCGCCAAGGCAGCGGGGGTGTCCCGGGCCACCTTGTACCAGTACTTCAACGGCAAGGACGAGATTTTTCTGGAGCTGCTCAATGAATGCGGCGGCGCGTTGTTCCGGGTGGCGCGCCGCATCGGCGCGCTCGGGCCGGACGAGGTGGGTTTCGACAATCTGAACTGGTGGCTGGGCGAGTGGAGCTGGGTGTTCGACAAGTACTCCACCATGTTCGTGCAGTGGACGGCGATCGCCTCGTCGGACACCAAGGTGCGTCCCGAAATCACCCGCTTCGTGCGCAGCTACAACCATCGCATCGCCGAGCGGCTCGCCGCCTCCGGCCTGACGGGGCTGGACCCGGAGGTCGCGGCCATGACGATGACCGCGCTGGTGCACCGCCTCAATCTGTTCGTGCACACCGACCGGGCTTACGGTCGCAGCGCCAAGGACGCGGTTGACACGCTGTCGGTGTTCCTGCAGCTGATGTTGTTCCCCGATACGCCGCGGTCGGTGTTGACGTCGTTAGGTCTGCATGCCAGCGCAGACCCGGCTGCGGACGTGGACGCGCTCGAAGTGCCTCCGGCGCCAGACGTTTCGGGGCTGTCGGTCAGCGAGCGCACCGCCAGCCTCAGTAAGCGTGCCGTCATCACGGTGAATGCTCTGGCCGATGCCGGCGCCGCTCAATTCCGTGCGCGCGGCTACCGCAGTACCAGTGTCGACGACATCGTCGAGTCGGCCAGCGTGGCGCGAGGCACGTTCTACAAGTACTTCAAAGACAAGCAAGATCTGCTCGCTGCCGTGGCCGCCGAAATCTACAGCGCAGGAATGGCGTTCGCCGACCGGATCGCCGAACTGGATCCTGTGGGCAAAACGTCTACGCTGCGGCCCTGGCTGGGCACCTACGTCGAGTTCTATGACAAGTATTCGGGCTGCATCGAGGCGTGGGCCGAGGGCGCCGCCGACGATCCCACGATCGTCAGCATCGGCGAGAACGGACAAGTGCAGATGGACGTCGGGGCGGCCAGGATGCTGATCCGCGGAGCGGATCGGTACCCGTTCGATCCGGTGGTCTCGGCGCTGATCTTACGGGCGCTGGTCACCCGTGTGCCGCAGGCGGCCCTCGATCTGCCCGAGCCGATCAACGACGACGAACTCATTGATGTGTTGATCACCTGCATCCGCCGCGGGTTCTTCGGACGCAAGAAGTAA
- a CDS encoding NDMA-dependent alcohol dehydrogenase, with protein MHTQAAVLFERNTPWSIETIELDAPKATEVLIELHASGMCHSDDHLVTGDMPIRLPCIGGHEGAGVVKSVGEHVAWLSPGDHVVFSFIPSCGRCPSCSTGHQSLCDLGAKIYSGMQIHDGTARHHLGGEDLALACGVGSFAHHTVVHEASCVKIPDHYRLDLACLLGCGFITGWGSSVYAADVRPGDTVAIAGVGGIGAAAVQGARLAGARTITVIDPSEYKRAEAVKMGATHTAADWDEAKDIVAEATWNRGVDKFICAMGVGDGRLIGRALAMTAKRGRLVVTNIHPMLEREIRANLMDLTLTEKQIVGTLYGSGNPRADIPKILELYSAGQVDLESMVTRTYPLEKVNDGYADMHAGANIRGVLIYPPAEGLLAGEGRDQ; from the coding sequence ATGCACACCCAAGCAGCGGTGCTGTTCGAACGCAACACACCCTGGTCCATCGAGACGATCGAACTCGACGCGCCGAAGGCGACCGAGGTATTGATCGAACTGCACGCTTCGGGCATGTGCCACTCCGACGACCACCTCGTCACCGGCGACATGCCGATCCGACTGCCCTGCATCGGCGGTCACGAGGGTGCCGGCGTGGTCAAGTCCGTCGGCGAGCACGTGGCGTGGCTGTCGCCGGGGGACCACGTGGTGTTCAGCTTCATCCCGTCGTGCGGCCGGTGCCCCTCATGCTCGACGGGACACCAGAGCCTGTGCGACCTTGGCGCAAAGATCTACTCGGGCATGCAGATTCACGACGGAACCGCCCGCCACCATCTCGGTGGCGAAGACCTCGCGCTGGCCTGCGGTGTCGGCTCGTTCGCCCACCACACCGTGGTGCATGAGGCGAGTTGCGTGAAGATCCCGGACCACTACCGCCTCGACCTGGCCTGCCTTCTCGGCTGCGGCTTCATCACCGGGTGGGGGTCATCGGTCTACGCCGCCGACGTCCGGCCGGGCGACACGGTCGCCATCGCCGGGGTCGGTGGCATCGGCGCCGCGGCAGTCCAGGGAGCGCGGCTCGCGGGCGCCCGCACGATCACCGTCATCGACCCTTCGGAGTACAAGCGGGCCGAAGCGGTGAAGATGGGAGCCACTCACACCGCGGCGGACTGGGACGAGGCGAAAGACATTGTCGCCGAGGCTACCTGGAACCGCGGCGTAGACAAGTTCATCTGTGCTATGGGAGTCGGTGACGGCCGACTGATCGGCCGGGCGTTGGCCATGACGGCCAAGCGTGGCCGTCTGGTTGTCACCAACATCCACCCGATGCTGGAACGCGAGATCCGGGCCAATCTGATGGACCTCACCCTGACCGAGAAGCAGATTGTCGGAACCCTCTACGGCTCGGGCAATCCCCGTGCCGACATCCCGAAGATCCTCGAGCTGTACAGCGCCGGACAGGTGGACCTCGAATCCATGGTTACCCGCACCTACCCGCTCGAGAAGGTCAACGACGGCTACGCCGACATGCACGCGGGCGCCAATATCCGTGGCGTACTGATCTATCCGCCCGCCGAGGGACTTCTCGCCGGAGAAGGTCGTGACCAGTAG
- a CDS encoding aldehyde dehydrogenase, translated as MVELAASYVAGKWVSEAHAATLDVMSPSTGELLGTVGLAGRADVDSAVAAARGALPAWGRVPAADRGAALGRLADALNARKSELADLTTAEIGSPRSWSTFGQVITAVGVLRAYASITPDYPFSATRPSMTGGTVEVRQLPVGVVGAIVPWNTPLFIAALKLAPALAAGCTVVLKPAPDAPLEFGVLMEAIEEAGLPDGVVNVVNGGAETGQLLTEHPGVDKVSFTGSTAVGARIAASCGSRIRRCSTELGGKSAAIVLPDAPLETTVSGLVAGVMGNNGQLCAALTRILLPRSRYEEFVTALTAAVARLIVGDPADRATDIGPLINEAARDRVEGFLRRARQDGATVLIGGERPDRPGWFVSPALVAATNDMEIAREEVFGPVAVVIAYDDTGADDAAEAVSIANDSRYGLVGAVWSADEERAAAVAAQLLVGSVAVNSTAVLDFASPFGGFKQSGIGREGGPEGIAGFVEHQAIIR; from the coding sequence ATGGTCGAGTTGGCGGCGAGCTATGTCGCAGGCAAATGGGTGTCGGAAGCGCACGCCGCGACGCTGGATGTGATGTCGCCGAGCACCGGCGAGCTGCTGGGCACCGTGGGCCTCGCCGGCCGGGCGGACGTGGATTCCGCGGTCGCGGCCGCCCGCGGCGCCCTGCCGGCCTGGGGGCGGGTGCCCGCCGCCGATCGCGGCGCGGCGCTGGGCCGACTCGCCGACGCGCTGAACGCCCGCAAAAGCGAACTGGCTGACCTGACCACCGCGGAGATCGGCTCGCCGCGATCCTGGAGCACGTTCGGTCAGGTCATCACCGCGGTCGGTGTCCTGCGCGCCTACGCGTCGATCACGCCTGACTATCCCTTCTCCGCCACCCGTCCCTCGATGACAGGCGGCACCGTCGAGGTGCGTCAGCTCCCTGTCGGAGTGGTGGGCGCGATCGTGCCCTGGAACACGCCATTGTTTATCGCCGCGTTGAAACTCGCTCCGGCCCTGGCGGCCGGCTGCACGGTGGTGCTCAAGCCGGCGCCCGACGCCCCGCTCGAATTCGGTGTGCTAATGGAGGCGATCGAGGAAGCCGGGCTGCCCGATGGAGTCGTCAACGTCGTCAACGGCGGCGCTGAAACCGGCCAGCTGCTGACCGAACATCCGGGTGTCGACAAGGTCAGCTTCACCGGCTCGACGGCCGTCGGCGCCAGGATCGCAGCGTCGTGCGGCTCCCGAATCCGACGCTGCAGCACCGAACTGGGCGGCAAGTCGGCGGCCATCGTGCTGCCCGACGCGCCGCTGGAGACGACGGTGTCAGGTCTGGTCGCCGGCGTGATGGGCAACAACGGTCAGCTCTGCGCTGCCCTGACGCGAATCTTGTTGCCGCGCAGCCGCTACGAGGAATTCGTGACCGCACTGACTGCCGCCGTCGCCAGGCTGATCGTCGGGGATCCCGCCGACCGGGCCACCGACATCGGCCCGCTGATCAACGAGGCTGCGCGCGACAGGGTCGAGGGGTTCCTGCGGCGCGCGCGGCAGGACGGCGCCACCGTGCTGATCGGCGGCGAGCGCCCCGACCGCCCAGGGTGGTTCGTTTCTCCCGCGCTCGTCGCTGCGACCAATGACATGGAGATCGCCCGCGAGGAGGTCTTCGGACCGGTCGCGGTCGTGATCGCCTACGACGACACCGGCGCCGACGACGCCGCTGAGGCGGTGTCCATCGCCAACGACTCCCGCTACGGCCTGGTGGGTGCGGTGTGGTCCGCCGACGAGGAACGGGCGGCCGCAGTGGCGGCCCAACTTCTGGTGGGTTCGGTGGCCGTCAACTCGACGGCGGTGCTCGACTTCGCCAGCCCGTTCGGCGGATTCAAGCAGTCCGGCATCGGCCGCGAGGGCGGCCCCGAGGGCATCGCCGGGTTCGTCGAACATCAAGCCATCATTCGTTGA
- a CDS encoding DUF7156 family protein has protein sequence MKDLAPEFFLPPQTDAALRRETVRLVAACVAFIVILGAVVALTQGIVITV, from the coding sequence ATGAAAGATCTGGCCCCCGAGTTCTTCCTGCCTCCGCAGACCGATGCAGCGCTGCGCCGAGAGACCGTCCGTCTTGTTGCGGCATGCGTGGCGTTCATCGTGATTCTCGGCGCCGTCGTGGCGCTGACGCAAGGCATCGTCATCACGGTGTGA
- a CDS encoding cytochrome P450 encodes MGAIDTEEQQFAPLIDLRWWQERPADRSELYRRLREAGGPVFVRTNRPDSPRPRGFWAVGAHRDVVDISRRPADFSSGQGTQIFDQTAEMREYRGSIIDMDDPEHMRLRKIVSRGFTPRILSELRGLAEETTAEILDEMPRTGECDFVSSFATLLPLRIIDNMLGVPREHEQFILRATNIVLGASDPEYVPDQTVAGIGAAVTEISEQLIELLKRIAEDRIAHPRDDVISKLVTSDEENLTPQELAKFFILLVGAGNETTRNALTHGLLILSAHPEQRDRLLANYDEMAPAAVEEILRYASPVIHFRRTVTRDGVTLTDAQGEVTHTFNAGDKVVVWYPAANRDPAVFDQPERFDIARKPNNHIAFGGPGPHYCLGAHLARLELNVAFGMLYARYPDIAAAGEPVMLRSNFVNGIKHLKATYTP; translated from the coding sequence GTGGGCGCAATCGACACCGAGGAGCAGCAGTTCGCACCGCTGATCGATCTGCGGTGGTGGCAGGAGCGACCCGCTGATCGGAGCGAGCTCTACCGGCGCCTTCGCGAGGCCGGCGGCCCGGTGTTCGTCCGCACCAACCGACCCGACTCACCGCGGCCCCGCGGGTTCTGGGCGGTCGGCGCCCACCGCGACGTCGTCGACATCAGCCGCCGCCCCGCCGACTTCAGTTCCGGGCAGGGCACGCAGATTTTTGACCAGACCGCCGAGATGCGCGAATACCGCGGCTCCATCATCGACATGGACGATCCCGAGCACATGAGGTTGCGCAAGATCGTCTCGCGGGGCTTCACTCCCCGCATACTCTCCGAACTGCGTGGCCTGGCTGAAGAGACCACCGCCGAAATCCTCGACGAGATGCCCCGCACGGGTGAGTGCGACTTCGTCTCGTCGTTCGCGACGCTGCTGCCGCTGCGCATCATCGACAACATGCTCGGCGTTCCACGCGAACACGAACAGTTCATCCTGCGGGCGACCAACATCGTGCTCGGTGCCTCGGACCCCGAGTACGTACCCGACCAGACCGTCGCGGGTATCGGGGCCGCCGTCACCGAGATCAGCGAGCAGCTGATCGAACTGCTTAAGCGAATCGCCGAGGACCGCATCGCCCATCCCCGCGACGACGTGATCAGCAAGCTGGTCACCTCCGACGAGGAGAACCTCACCCCGCAAGAACTCGCGAAGTTCTTCATCCTGCTGGTCGGCGCGGGCAATGAGACCACCCGCAATGCGCTGACCCACGGGCTACTCATTCTCAGCGCGCACCCTGAGCAGCGCGACCGCCTGCTGGCGAACTACGACGAGATGGCGCCCGCCGCGGTCGAGGAAATCCTGCGGTATGCCAGCCCGGTAATCCACTTTCGCCGCACGGTGACCCGCGACGGGGTGACGCTGACCGACGCGCAGGGCGAGGTCACCCATACCTTCAACGCCGGCGACAAGGTCGTGGTCTGGTATCCCGCCGCCAACCGCGACCCAGCGGTCTTCGACCAGCCGGAGCGCTTCGACATCGCACGAAAACCCAATAACCACATCGCCTTCGGCGGCCCGGGACCGCACTACTGCCTTGGCGCTCATCTGGCCCGGTTGGAGCTGAACGTGGCGTTCGGAATGCTCTACGCGCGCTACCCGGACATCGCCGCCGCGGGCGAACCGGTCATGCTGAGGTCGAACTTCGTCAACGGGATCAAGCACCTGAAGGCCACGTACACACCATGA
- a CDS encoding Gfo/Idh/MocA family protein has product MTLRVGIIGVGWGAHVQVPGFRAAKGFEPVALCARTPDRLERAATKLGIEQTSTDWQSFVTRDDLDVISVATPTVLHHEMTIAALAAGKPVLCEKPLSGDLEAARHMVRAATDSKLPTACCFENRWNPDWLAVADRVRSGFLGSQYLARVSRSASYWHPSHPLQAHWMYDREQGGGYLAGMLVHDLDFLCSLLGRPVSVCAEVRTSDPVRELPDGGTLPVTADDTAALLMRMESGATAILSLSVMGAHADHYRLELFGSDGTIIGDGDLRSAAYSLGAATDAGLSPLTVDEREPAHPERLPGGLAGHASRAMALMLQDWLPAFDGGPSGAATFEDGLLSLAVIDAAHRSSEGGGWEPVQA; this is encoded by the coding sequence ATGACATTACGGGTCGGCATCATCGGCGTCGGGTGGGGCGCGCATGTGCAGGTGCCCGGTTTCCGGGCGGCGAAGGGCTTCGAGCCCGTCGCGCTCTGTGCGCGTACACCCGATCGGCTGGAGCGTGCGGCGACCAAACTGGGCATCGAACAGACCTCCACCGATTGGCAGTCGTTCGTTACCCGCGACGACCTCGACGTCATCTCGGTCGCGACTCCCACCGTGCTACACCACGAAATGACGATCGCCGCACTGGCGGCGGGTAAGCCCGTGTTGTGCGAGAAGCCGCTTTCGGGCGACCTCGAAGCGGCCCGCCACATGGTGCGTGCCGCGACCGATTCCAAGCTGCCCACTGCCTGTTGTTTCGAGAACCGGTGGAACCCGGACTGGTTGGCCGTTGCGGACCGGGTGCGCTCGGGCTTCCTCGGCTCGCAGTACCTCGCGCGGGTCAGCCGCAGCGCGTCATACTGGCATCCGAGTCATCCGCTGCAGGCCCATTGGATGTACGACCGCGAGCAGGGCGGCGGGTATCTGGCCGGCATGCTGGTGCACGACCTGGACTTCCTGTGCAGTCTGCTGGGGCGCCCGGTGTCGGTGTGCGCGGAGGTCCGTACCAGCGATCCCGTCCGTGAACTGCCCGACGGCGGGACCCTGCCCGTCACCGCCGACGACACCGCGGCGCTGCTGATGCGCATGGAGTCCGGGGCGACCGCCATTCTGAGCCTCTCGGTGATGGGCGCCCACGCCGATCACTATCGCCTCGAATTGTTCGGTTCCGATGGCACCATCATCGGCGACGGCGACTTGCGTTCCGCGGCATACAGTCTCGGCGCCGCCACCGATGCGGGATTGAGTCCCCTGACGGTCGATGAACGCGAGCCCGCACACCCCGAGCGGTTGCCCGGGGGATTGGCGGGGCACGCCAGCCGGGCGATGGCCTTGATGCTGCAGGACTGGCTGCCCGCGTTCGACGGGGGGCCCAGCGGCGCGGCCACCTTCGAGGACGGGTTGCTGTCGCTTGCGGTGATCGATGCTGCGCATCGTTCATCTGAAGGCGGTGGTTGGGAGCCCGTGCAGGCCTGA
- a CDS encoding MaoC/PaaZ C-terminal domain-containing protein — protein sequence MTVTTTAVSVGARAPARDFGPLTRQMFVRYAGASGDLNPMHYDDQLAQSAGYPSVFAQGMFSAALLAGFATDWLGARCVRRFGVRFREQVWPGDVLTCSGTVTAVSAEADADRVSVELTAARQTGGIAIAGSAEFLVPRNAAGRDAGRPDGP from the coding sequence ATGACGGTGACCACCACTGCTGTGAGTGTCGGCGCACGTGCGCCGGCCCGTGATTTTGGGCCGCTGACCCGGCAGATGTTTGTCCGCTATGCGGGCGCGTCGGGCGATCTCAACCCCATGCATTACGACGATCAGCTCGCACAGTCCGCAGGCTATCCCTCGGTGTTCGCGCAGGGCATGTTCTCTGCGGCACTGCTGGCCGGGTTCGCCACCGACTGGCTGGGCGCTCGCTGCGTGCGCCGTTTCGGTGTCCGCTTCCGCGAGCAGGTCTGGCCCGGCGACGTGCTGACCTGTTCCGGCACGGTGACCGCGGTGTCGGCAGAAGCCGACGCCGACCGGGTGAGCGTGGAGTTGACGGCCGCACGACAGACGGGCGGGATCGCAATTGCGGGCTCCGCTGAGTTCCTCGTTCCGAGAAACGCCGCTGGGCGCGACGCGGGCCGCCCAGATGGGCCATAG
- a CDS encoding FAS1-like dehydratase domain-containing protein: protein MNASPDSVADDSAGRPWELVVERGKIAEFAEAMLCDDPAYRGPDAIIPPTFLTSGGRWAPAGARVDVGFERKRLLHGEQEYTFHAAPPAAGDVLTAQERIVDRYSKPGRRGGTMRFATVVTEYRNAQGELVAEAKATFIETAAKQ, encoded by the coding sequence ATGAACGCTTCGCCTGACAGTGTCGCTGACGACAGCGCCGGACGGCCATGGGAGCTGGTGGTGGAACGCGGCAAGATCGCCGAGTTCGCCGAAGCCATGTTGTGTGACGATCCGGCGTATCGCGGTCCGGACGCAATCATCCCGCCGACGTTCCTGACCAGCGGCGGACGCTGGGCGCCGGCCGGCGCCAGGGTGGACGTGGGGTTCGAGCGCAAGCGCTTGCTGCACGGGGAGCAGGAATACACCTTCCACGCCGCTCCGCCCGCCGCCGGTGACGTGCTGACCGCGCAGGAGCGGATCGTCGATCGCTACTCGAAGCCCGGCAGGCGCGGGGGCACCATGCGTTTCGCCACTGTGGTCACCGAATATCGCAACGCGCAGGGAGAACTTGTCGCCGAGGCCAAAGCCACCTTCATCGAGACGGCGGCGAAGCAATGA
- a CDS encoding 3-carboxyethylcatechol 2,3-dioxygenase, producing the protein MSVTSERLVVCASHSPGKERDVEHAFGRRFRSALTSAAEQAQKFDPDVVVVFGGDHRRAFRHVVPAFGVALSASILAEGGHPSGDLDVPSTLARELCEHLLSAGFDVAACRDIGLDHAFAQPVRDLLGELAIKPVIPVPVNCATAPLPNGRRVAEFGAEVGRFLDGIAERVLVIGTGGLSHSPPSLEADTYDLSDEDRARIIAEGMADARTKIRPDWDGEVLDAMSTWDVAALVQLVDTAHARAGAGANEVRTWLAAGAAGGGRPVTPLVYEPVPEWITGMAVAASHLTSPAVI; encoded by the coding sequence ATGAGTGTGACGTCGGAGCGTTTGGTGGTCTGCGCGAGCCACAGCCCGGGCAAGGAACGCGATGTCGAACACGCCTTCGGTCGCCGGTTCCGCTCGGCACTGACATCAGCGGCCGAGCAAGCGCAGAAGTTCGATCCCGACGTCGTCGTTGTGTTCGGCGGCGACCATCGTCGGGCATTCCGCCACGTGGTGCCCGCCTTCGGGGTGGCGCTGTCCGCGTCGATTCTGGCCGAGGGCGGCCATCCGTCCGGCGACCTGGATGTCCCGTCCACGTTGGCACGCGAGCTGTGTGAACACCTGCTGTCGGCCGGGTTCGACGTCGCCGCATGTCGGGACATCGGGCTGGATCACGCGTTCGCGCAACCTGTTCGGGACTTACTCGGGGAGTTGGCCATCAAGCCGGTGATCCCGGTGCCGGTGAACTGTGCCACAGCTCCGCTGCCCAACGGTCGCCGGGTCGCTGAATTCGGCGCGGAAGTCGGCCGGTTCCTAGACGGGATCGCAGAGCGGGTGCTGGTGATCGGCACCGGAGGGTTGTCACATTCACCGCCGAGTCTCGAGGCCGACACCTACGACCTCAGCGACGAAGACCGGGCGCGCATCATCGCCGAGGGTATGGCGGACGCGCGTACCAAGATCCGTCCCGATTGGGACGGCGAAGTGTTGGATGCAATGTCGACTTGGGATGTCGCCGCGTTGGTTCAACTCGTGGACACCGCCCACGCCCGCGCCGGTGCGGGCGCCAACGAGGTCCGGACCTGGCTTGCCGCCGGCGCGGCAGGTGGCGGCCGGCCGGTCACGCCGTTGGTCTACGAGCCGGTGCCGGAATGGATCACCGGAATGGCCGTCGCGGCCTCCCACCTGACCAGTCCAGCCGTCATCTGA
- a CDS encoding SDR family oxidoreductase, with protein sequence MTSRRLAGKVALVTGAARGRGRSHALRLAWEGADVMLVDLCDNIPSCDYPLATSEDLDRTATMIEKLDRKALMYRCDVCDRTEMESAVDTAVRQLGALDVVVANATIAPTQPDAPIAAFIDTFDVDFIGLVNTFSAAMPRLVEGSSLIASGPTFSPQGPFLDRPQGLGGPAYELAQSMVSQYVKTLAKQLAPQGIRVNTVSGAEDAGDVRRAGRLHRPVMLDVDCRGNHAGAASLSTMLWPAATWADTDASAAVAFLAADESRAITGRHVTVDAGSSLN encoded by the coding sequence GTGACCAGTAGACGTCTCGCGGGCAAGGTGGCGCTCGTGACCGGCGCAGCCAGGGGTCGCGGTCGAAGCCACGCGCTGCGTTTGGCGTGGGAAGGCGCAGACGTCATGTTGGTGGATCTCTGCGACAACATCCCGTCGTGCGACTATCCACTCGCGACGAGCGAAGACCTCGACCGCACCGCTACCATGATCGAGAAGCTCGACCGAAAAGCACTGATGTATCGGTGCGATGTCTGCGATCGAACCGAAATGGAGAGCGCCGTCGACACCGCGGTGCGGCAACTCGGCGCACTCGATGTCGTCGTCGCCAACGCCACCATTGCCCCGACCCAGCCGGACGCCCCAATCGCAGCCTTCATAGACACCTTCGACGTCGACTTCATCGGCTTGGTCAACACTTTCAGCGCCGCGATGCCCCGGTTGGTCGAAGGCTCTTCCCTCATCGCATCTGGTCCCACCTTCTCCCCGCAAGGACCTTTTCTCGATCGACCGCAAGGACTCGGTGGGCCAGCATATGAGCTCGCTCAATCGATGGTCTCGCAGTACGTGAAAACGCTGGCCAAACAACTAGCACCACAAGGCATCCGGGTAAACACCGTCAGCGGTGCGGAGGATGCCGGCGATGTGCGGCGTGCCGGGCGGTTGCATCGGCCCGTCATGCTCGACGTGGATTGCAGAGGCAATCACGCTGGCGCGGCGTCGCTTTCGACGATGCTATGGCCAGCTGCGACCTGGGCTGACACTGACGCATCCGCTGCGGTGGCGTTCTTGGCAGCGGACGAATCACGAGCGATAACCGGCCGACACGTCACGGTCGACGCCGGCTCGTCCCTCAACTAA
- a CDS encoding CaiB/BaiF CoA transferase family protein, producing the protein MTNAPLAGITVVSLEQAVAAPYATRQLADLGARVIKVERPQGGDFARGYDRAVHGESSYFVWLNRGKESLTVDVKQPEGRRIVHRLLESADVLVQNLGPGAAARLGLDAESVSRTHPQTVTATISGYGQDGPWSDRKAYDLLVQAEAGLLSVTGSPDEVARTGVSIADIAAGMFTFSAILTALYTRATTGAIHPVSVSLFDALVEWMSQPLYYGRYGGTAPKRTGARHPTIAPYGPFTAGDGGTVLLAVQNPAEWQRLCETVLDRAGLVADPRFATNPDRVANRDELEAIIAAAAARLSVEELEKRLQTAGVAHARMNDVDQLWLHPVLVGRDRWQEVQTPGGPAAALPPPAALAGVDPLIGDVPALGEHSRKILCDLGYSMNAIDQLVAQGVTTA; encoded by the coding sequence ATGACGAATGCCCCGTTGGCGGGCATCACTGTGGTGAGCCTCGAACAGGCAGTCGCGGCGCCATATGCGACCCGCCAACTCGCGGATCTCGGCGCGCGGGTGATCAAGGTCGAGCGACCGCAGGGCGGCGACTTCGCCCGTGGCTACGACCGCGCTGTACACGGCGAGTCGAGCTATTTCGTCTGGCTCAATCGCGGCAAAGAGTCGTTGACCGTAGACGTCAAACAACCCGAAGGCAGACGCATCGTCCATCGTCTGCTGGAAAGCGCCGACGTGCTGGTACAGAACCTGGGACCGGGCGCCGCGGCCCGGCTGGGATTGGACGCCGAATCGGTTTCCCGCACGCACCCCCAGACCGTTACGGCCACCATCAGCGGCTACGGTCAGGACGGCCCATGGAGCGACCGCAAAGCGTACGACCTCCTTGTACAGGCCGAGGCGGGACTTTTATCGGTGACCGGCTCGCCGGACGAAGTGGCGCGCACCGGTGTATCGATCGCCGATATCGCTGCCGGCATGTTCACCTTCTCCGCGATCCTCACCGCCCTCTACACGCGCGCCACGACCGGTGCGATACATCCGGTATCAGTGTCGTTGTTCGACGCGTTGGTCGAATGGATGTCCCAACCGCTCTACTACGGTCGATACGGTGGAACGGCGCCGAAACGTACGGGCGCGCGACATCCAACGATCGCTCCGTACGGCCCGTTCACGGCGGGCGACGGCGGAACCGTGTTGCTCGCCGTACAGAACCCAGCCGAATGGCAACGGCTCTGCGAGACCGTCTTGGACAGAGCGGGTCTCGTCGCCGACCCGCGATTCGCCACGAATCCCGATAGGGTGGCGAACCGCGACGAGTTGGAGGCGATCATCGCTGCGGCGGCCGCGCGGCTGAGCGTTGAAGAGCTCGAGAAGCGCCTACAGACGGCCGGCGTGGCACATGCCCGGATGAATGATGTGGACCAATTGTGGCTGCATCCAGTGCTCGTCGGCCGGGACCGGTGGCAGGAGGTTCAGACACCGGGCGGTCCGGCGGCCGCGCTGCCGCCGCCCGCTGCCTTGGCCGGCGTCGATCCGTTGATCGGCGACGTGCCCGCGCTGGGTGAGCACAGCCGAAAAATATTGTGCGACTTGGGATATTCGATGAATGCGATCGATCAGCTGGTCGCCCAAGGTGTTACGACCGCATAG